The following coding sequences are from one Streptomyces venezuelae window:
- a CDS encoding putative T7SS-secreted protein has product MARPKDWQPLRESDPVPGDPEGVRGQVKHMKKIAEYLRTQAAALTAMADADNLKGQYADKLAEDARGLGRKLDEAEDRYREVKNHLSGWAEDLEGFQKRADKALDDAKEAQRIIDAHENKPDDDKKAKDGEEKDKKDDKGSDSEDPALKKAKEDLSDARRRLNSAAGDYDERASHYAGKIRKSIDDDMEDSWWNDVKAAIGDLDWLSTLADALSWAATALGMAALLFPGLGVVALILTGIVAGIHLLQAATGNGSWFDVLMDLGALKLARQGIKAGKAIKALQQSSRKIAAGTADDTAKTAANQARKSTIDNGKKGSRKGGGRSGNDRRKNRARHLNALQKSRAEGQKAGKEVKEAAMPQVTAQEKRSVLGDAELGSQLKDIRKWRDRYPDNTQLSQNATQAERHAGEVRSAWGVSTTLDLGDKSGDSVSDGEYSRMKDRMTRPVGSRW; this is encoded by the coding sequence ATGGCACGGCCCAAGGACTGGCAACCACTGCGCGAGAGCGATCCCGTACCGGGCGATCCCGAGGGGGTCCGCGGTCAGGTCAAGCATATGAAGAAGATTGCCGAGTACCTGCGCACGCAGGCGGCCGCGCTCACCGCCATGGCCGATGCCGACAACCTCAAAGGCCAGTACGCGGACAAACTGGCTGAGGACGCCCGTGGGCTCGGCCGCAAGCTCGACGAGGCAGAGGACCGCTACCGCGAAGTCAAGAACCATCTGTCCGGCTGGGCCGAGGACTTGGAAGGCTTCCAGAAGCGGGCGGACAAGGCTCTCGACGACGCCAAGGAAGCCCAGCGCATCATCGATGCGCACGAGAACAAGCCGGACGACGACAAGAAGGCCAAGGACGGCGAAGAGAAGGACAAGAAGGACGACAAGGGTTCCGACTCCGAGGACCCCGCCCTCAAGAAGGCCAAAGAAGACCTGTCGGACGCCCGCAGGCGTCTCAACTCCGCGGCCGGGGATTACGACGAACGTGCGAGCCACTACGCCGGCAAGATCCGCAAGTCCATCGACGACGACATGGAAGACAGTTGGTGGAATGACGTCAAGGCGGCGATCGGAGATCTCGACTGGCTCAGCACCCTGGCTGACGCCCTGAGCTGGGCCGCCACAGCGCTGGGTATGGCAGCACTGCTTTTCCCTGGACTCGGCGTCGTCGCGCTCATCCTGACCGGTATCGTCGCCGGAATTCACCTCTTGCAGGCCGCAACCGGGAACGGTTCATGGTTCGACGTCCTCATGGACCTCGGCGCCCTCAAGTTGGCCCGTCAGGGGATCAAGGCCGGTAAGGCGATCAAGGCTCTGCAGCAGAGCTCACGCAAGATCGCGGCAGGAACGGCCGACGACACCGCCAAGACAGCTGCGAATCAGGCGCGCAAATCGACGATCGACAACGGCAAGAAAGGCAGCCGTAAGGGTGGGGGCAGGTCGGGCAACGACCGGAGGAAGAACCGCGCACGCCACCTGAACGCGCTCCAGAAGTCAAGGGCGGAGGGGCAGAAGGCGGGCAAAGAAGTCAAGGAAGCGGCTATGCCCCAGGTCACGGCGCAGGAGAAGAGAAGCGTGCTGGGTGATGCCGAGCTCGGTAGCCAGTTGAAGGACATCAGAAAATGGCGGGACCGGTATCCCGACAACACCCAGCTCAGTCAGAACGCCACGCAGGCGGAACGGCATGCGGGCGAGGTCCGTTCCGCATGGGGTGTGAGTACCACTCTCGACCTTGGCGACAAGAGTGGAGACAGCGTTTCGGACGGCGAGTACAGCCGTATGAAGGACCGCATGACACGTCCTGTGGGTTCACGGTGGTGA
- a CDS encoding DinB family protein, protein MPPEETPTPAPAPQPTPRRTDPPHAAADERASLTAFLQYQRETLAMKCAGLTAEQLKERAVPPSDMSLLGLVRHLAEVERSWFRNVLNGEAAHAHWQGRVPGEPADFDVADADPDEAFETWHAECARSRGIVEALNGPGSLDTTVDFRGDTYSLRYILTHLIEEYARHNGHADLLRERIDGATGE, encoded by the coding sequence ATGCCGCCCGAAGAGACCCCCACCCCCGCCCCCGCCCCACAGCCCACCCCCCGCAGAACCGACCCCCCGCACGCCGCCGCCGACGAACGCGCCTCGCTCACCGCCTTCCTCCAGTACCAGCGCGAGACGCTCGCGATGAAGTGCGCGGGGCTGACCGCCGAGCAGCTCAAGGAGCGGGCCGTACCGCCCTCGGACATGTCACTGCTCGGGCTCGTCCGGCACCTCGCCGAGGTCGAGCGTTCCTGGTTCCGGAACGTGCTGAACGGTGAGGCGGCGCACGCGCACTGGCAGGGCCGGGTCCCGGGGGAGCCCGCCGACTTCGACGTGGCGGACGCGGACCCCGACGAGGCGTTCGAGACGTGGCACGCGGAGTGCGCCCGCTCCCGCGGCATCGTGGAGGCCCTGAACGGCCCAGGCTCCCTCGACACCACCGTCGACTTCCGCGGCGACACGTACTCGCTGCGCTACATCCTCACGCACCTGATCGAGGAGTACGCACGCCACAACGGGCACGCCGACCTGCTCAGGGAGCGGATCGACGGCGCCACCGGCGAGTAG
- a CDS encoding S1 family peptidase, with protein MRTPTRKSSMAAGIAATGAALAMVATSAPAAHAIIGGTEVPNDAYPFMTAVLEKGPGGARDRQFCGASLVTPDTAVTAAHCLVDDAGKPVKPKTLQVAVGRTVLSSRQGQIRDIAKGGVVVHPRYLKGKEAYDVAFLQLEKPVRGISPVALPTQGTDALIRPGQKATVAGWGNTDTDLTHTPDRLRQVKVPILSHAECGTSYKEYDAKVNFCAGVETKDSCQGDSGGPIFRKVPGREAPILIGVVSYGDGCGAQGAPGVYTSLSSAKLWKTLDESTAGKKIKRAMNRR; from the coding sequence ATGAGAACCCCCACGCGCAAGTCCTCCATGGCCGCCGGTATCGCCGCGACAGGCGCGGCACTGGCGATGGTCGCCACCTCGGCCCCCGCAGCGCACGCGATCATCGGCGGCACGGAAGTGCCCAACGACGCCTACCCGTTCATGACGGCGGTCCTGGAGAAGGGCCCCGGCGGTGCGCGCGACCGCCAGTTCTGCGGCGCGAGCCTGGTCACTCCCGACACGGCGGTGACGGCGGCGCACTGCCTGGTCGACGACGCGGGCAAGCCGGTGAAGCCGAAGACGCTCCAGGTGGCCGTGGGCCGCACGGTCCTGTCCTCGCGACAGGGCCAGATACGCGACATCGCCAAGGGCGGCGTGGTCGTGCACCCGCGCTACCTCAAGGGCAAGGAGGCGTACGACGTCGCCTTCCTGCAGCTGGAGAAGCCGGTCCGCGGCATCTCGCCCGTGGCGCTCCCCACGCAGGGCACGGACGCGCTGATCCGACCGGGCCAGAAGGCGACGGTCGCGGGCTGGGGCAACACGGACACGGATCTGACGCACACGCCGGACCGCCTGCGTCAGGTGAAGGTGCCGATCCTGTCCCACGCCGAATGCGGGACGAGCTACAAGGAGTATGACGCGAAGGTCAACTTCTGCGCGGGCGTCGAGACGAAGGACTCCTGCCAGGGCGACAGCGGAGGCCCCATCTTCCGCAAGGTCCCCGGCCGCGAGGCCCCGATCCTCATCGGCGTCGTCTCCTACGGCGACGGCTGCGGCGCGCAGGGCGCCCCCGGCGTCTACACGTCGCTCAGCTCGGCGAAGCTGTGGAAGACGCTGGATGAGTCGACGGCGGGGAAGAAGATCAAGCGGGCGATGAACCGCCGCTGA
- a CDS encoding CpaF family protein — protein MSAPVDHQLVKRFRQDAGDRIAEQRRLDQVSGVTPMSGEDERHYARAVIAQILEEYARAEINAGRTPLDAETEEQYAAAVHAALFGVGRLQPLLDDPEVENIDINGCDQVFVGYADGREVKADPVAETDEELVELIQVLGAYSGLSSRPFDSANPQLDLRLPDGSRLSAVMDVTRRPALSIRRARMGKVFMSDLVGNGTLTPEIGHFLACAVRARKNIMIAGATNAGKTTLLRALANEIPPHERLVTVERALELGLDQFADLHPNVVAFEERLPNSEGQGEISMAELVRRSLRMNPSRVIVGEVLGDEIVTMLNAMSQGNDGSLSTIHANSSSEVFNRISTYALQASERLPIEASQMLVAGAVNFVVFIQRRNNYQSGGKLQRMVTSVREVNGVDGRVLSSEVFAEAPDGRVVAHAPIACMDELAAFGYRPAGQWG, from the coding sequence ATGAGCGCACCCGTCGATCACCAGCTCGTCAAGCGGTTCCGGCAGGACGCCGGTGACCGCATCGCCGAGCAGCGCCGCCTCGACCAGGTCTCCGGCGTCACCCCGATGTCGGGCGAGGACGAGCGGCACTACGCCCGCGCCGTCATCGCGCAGATCCTGGAGGAGTACGCGCGCGCGGAGATCAACGCCGGGCGCACCCCTCTCGACGCGGAGACCGAGGAGCAGTACGCGGCCGCCGTGCACGCCGCGCTCTTCGGCGTCGGCCGGCTCCAGCCGCTGCTCGACGACCCCGAGGTCGAGAACATCGACATCAACGGCTGCGACCAGGTGTTCGTCGGGTACGCCGACGGCCGCGAGGTCAAGGCCGACCCGGTCGCCGAGACCGACGAGGAGCTCGTCGAGCTGATCCAGGTGCTCGGCGCCTACTCCGGTCTGTCGTCGCGTCCCTTCGACTCCGCCAACCCGCAGCTCGACCTGCGGCTGCCCGACGGTTCGCGTCTGTCGGCCGTCATGGACGTCACGCGCCGCCCCGCCCTGTCCATCCGCCGTGCGCGCATGGGCAAGGTCTTCATGTCAGACCTGGTGGGCAACGGGACGCTGACGCCCGAGATCGGGCACTTCCTCGCCTGCGCCGTCCGCGCCCGCAAGAACATCATGATCGCGGGCGCGACCAACGCCGGAAAGACCACGCTCCTGCGCGCCCTCGCCAACGAGATCCCGCCGCACGAGCGCCTCGTCACCGTCGAGCGCGCCCTCGAACTCGGCCTCGACCAGTTCGCCGACCTGCACCCGAACGTCGTCGCGTTCGAGGAGCGGCTGCCCAACTCCGAGGGTCAGGGCGAGATCTCGATGGCGGAGCTCGTGCGCCGGTCCCTGCGCATGAACCCCTCCCGCGTCATCGTCGGTGAGGTCCTCGGCGACGAGATCGTGACCATGCTCAACGCGATGTCGCAGGGCAACGACGGCTCGCTCTCCACGATCCACGCCAACAGCTCCAGCGAGGTCTTCAACCGTATTTCCACTTACGCGCTGCAGGCCTCCGAGCGGCTTCCCATCGAGGCGAGCCAGATGCTCGTCGCGGGCGCCGTCAACTTCGTCGTCTTCATCCAGCGGCGCAACAACTACCAGTCCGGCGGCAAGCTCCAGCGCATGGTGACCTCCGTCCGCGAGGTCAACGGCGTCGACGGCCGCGTCCTGTCCAGCGAGGTCTTCGCGGAGGCCCCCGACGGACGGGTCGTCGCCCACGCGCCGATCGCCTGCATGGACGAGCTGGCCGCGTTCGGCTACCGCCCCGCCGGGCAGTGGGGGTGA
- a CDS encoding type II secretion system F family protein — protein sequence MNTLAAQGGLGSMGGLFSLPVLYALGCGVAAGGGLALLAVAIRGLPPKPAHEKHRASERASELVRFVGRRGSAAIGVGLVVLLLTRWAVAGIASGILVFFWDKLFGGAAEERAQMKRVEALAAWTESLRDTIAGAVGLEQAIPASARAAAPVLRPHLDALVDRLRARTPLPEALQILADEIDDASADIIVAALILNAKLRGPGLRQVLGALAKSAREEVDMRQRVMAQRASTRRSVQIVVAVSIAFVLGLSIFNREFVEPYGTPVGQLVLAMVCALFALGFWWLRKLSTVETPDRFLVKDEPGVQFVRPRGPGGAPVPGGPEQAPQFGRPGAAPQTLPGYTNPSEGVRR from the coding sequence ATGAACACACTCGCCGCTCAGGGCGGCCTCGGCTCCATGGGCGGGCTGTTCTCACTGCCCGTCCTGTACGCACTCGGCTGCGGCGTCGCCGCCGGCGGCGGCCTCGCGCTGCTCGCCGTCGCGATCCGCGGCCTGCCGCCCAAGCCCGCGCACGAGAAGCACCGGGCCAGCGAGCGCGCGAGTGAACTGGTCCGCTTCGTGGGCCGGCGCGGCTCCGCCGCCATCGGCGTGGGCCTGGTCGTGCTGCTCCTCACCCGCTGGGCCGTCGCGGGCATCGCCTCCGGCATCCTCGTCTTCTTCTGGGACAAGCTGTTCGGCGGCGCGGCCGAGGAGCGCGCCCAGATGAAGCGCGTCGAGGCCCTCGCCGCCTGGACGGAGTCGCTGCGCGACACGATCGCGGGAGCGGTCGGCCTCGAACAGGCGATCCCCGCATCCGCTCGCGCCGCCGCCCCGGTGCTCCGCCCGCACCTGGACGCGCTCGTGGACCGCCTCCGCGCACGCACCCCGCTGCCCGAGGCCCTCCAGATACTGGCCGACGAGATCGACGACGCCTCGGCCGACATCATCGTCGCCGCCCTGATCCTCAACGCCAAGCTGCGCGGCCCCGGCCTGCGCCAGGTCCTCGGCGCGCTCGCCAAGTCGGCGCGCGAAGAGGTCGACATGCGCCAGCGCGTCATGGCGCAGCGCGCCTCGACCCGCCGCTCGGTGCAGATCGTCGTCGCCGTCTCCATCGCCTTCGTGCTCGGCCTGTCCATCTTCAACCGCGAGTTCGTCGAGCCGTACGGCACGCCCGTCGGCCAGCTCGTCCTCGCCATGGTCTGCGCGCTGTTCGCACTCGGCTTCTGGTGGCTTCGGAAGCTGTCCACGGTGGAGACCCCGGACCGCTTCCTCGTCAAGGACGAGCCGGGCGTCCAGTTCGTACGTCCCCGGGGTCCCGGCGGCGCACCCGTGCCCGGCGGCCCCGAGCAGGCCCCGCAGTTCGGCCGCCCCGGCGCCGCCCCGCAGACCCTGCCGGGGTACACCAACCCGTCCGAGGGGGTACGGCGATGA
- a CDS encoding type II secretion system F family protein has protein sequence MSLTMPVVIGAVLGLGVFALIRALMPSKRSAIATVARIDAMRARGAAYESHRATGDTESPGRFGTMRGRVGQRVAEFYLQQGWEQRSLRADLAVLDRSWEKFLATKVLLAAAGVFFGPFLFAVIYTLGVGRSPIIPVWLALMFGALFFFLPDLEVRRDAADKRRDLRRVIGAYLDLVSMSLAGGRGLPEALMAAAEVSDGWATQRIRSALADARITGVSQWQALGSLGEELGVEELKDLSASLALVADDGAKVRESLASRAETMRHRELAEIEGSAGEKSQSMLVAQLLLCAGFLVFLIFPAAMRVFQV, from the coding sequence ATGAGCCTGACCATGCCCGTAGTGATAGGCGCGGTCCTCGGCCTCGGCGTCTTCGCCCTCATCCGCGCCCTGATGCCGTCCAAGCGCAGCGCGATCGCCACTGTCGCGCGCATCGACGCGATGCGGGCGCGCGGCGCGGCGTACGAGTCGCACCGGGCCACGGGGGACACCGAGAGCCCCGGCCGGTTCGGCACGATGCGCGGCCGCGTGGGTCAGCGGGTCGCCGAGTTCTACCTCCAGCAGGGCTGGGAACAGCGCTCCCTCCGCGCCGACCTGGCGGTCCTCGACCGCAGCTGGGAGAAGTTCCTGGCGACAAAGGTGCTGCTCGCCGCGGCAGGCGTGTTCTTCGGCCCGTTCCTCTTCGCCGTGATCTACACGCTCGGCGTCGGCCGCAGCCCGATCATCCCGGTGTGGCTGGCGCTGATGTTCGGCGCGCTCTTCTTCTTCCTGCCGGACCTGGAGGTACGCAGGGACGCGGCGGACAAGCGGCGCGACCTGCGCCGCGTCATCGGCGCCTATCTGGACCTGGTGTCGATGAGCCTCGCGGGCGGCCGCGGTCTCCCCGAGGCGCTCATGGCGGCGGCGGAGGTCTCCGACGGATGGGCGACGCAACGTATCCGAAGCGCTCTGGCCGACGCCCGCATCACCGGCGTCAGCCAGTGGCAGGCCCTCGGCTCGCTCGGCGAGGAACTCGGCGTCGAGGAGCTGAAGGACCTGTCGGCGTCCCTGGCGCTGGTGGCGGACGACGGCGCGAAGGTGCGCGAGTCCCTCGCCTCCCGCGCGGAGACGATGCGACACCGCGAACTGGCCGAGATCGAGGGCAGTGCGGGCGAGAAATCCCAGTCGATGCTGGTCGCGCAGCTGCTTCTGTGCGCGGGCTTCCTGGTCTTCCTCATCTTCCCGGCGGCGATGCGCGTGTTCCAGGTCTGA
- a CDS encoding TadE family protein, which translates to MRGLRGFVRRRVEAASTRGESGMTAIEFVLLTPVLFFMIFATVQFALYFFADHVAQAAAQAGARKARATADENAGGWRGEARDVADAYIRQLGPKLVLGPDVKTIQPEQNTVGVEITARVPTVFPGLDLDVHARSAGPVERFVEDNG; encoded by the coding sequence CTGCGGGGACTACGGGGATTCGTACGCCGCAGGGTGGAGGCAGCCTCCACCCGCGGCGAATCCGGCATGACCGCGATCGAGTTCGTGCTGCTCACCCCGGTGCTGTTCTTCATGATCTTCGCGACGGTGCAGTTCGCCCTGTACTTCTTCGCTGACCACGTCGCCCAGGCGGCGGCGCAGGCGGGCGCGCGCAAGGCCCGTGCCACGGCCGACGAGAACGCGGGCGGCTGGCGGGGCGAGGCGCGTGACGTGGCCGACGCGTACATCCGCCAGCTCGGGCCGAAGCTCGTGCTCGGCCCGGACGTGAAGACGATCCAGCCGGAGCAGAACACGGTCGGCGTGGAGATCACGGCACGGGTCCCCACGGTCTTCCCCGGCCTCGACCTGGACGTGCACGCGCGGTCGGCGGGTCCCGTCGAGCGGTTCGTGGAGGACAACGGCTGA
- a CDS encoding TadE/TadG family type IV pilus assembly protein: MRNVRLRLRDVRPRAVRLRDDRGLSTVEVVILAPVMILLILVLVAFGQLVDGRGAIDGAARDAARAGSIQKEHGTALAEARAAARADLADVCSGPVSVVQKSQGFDEKIDPFFTVEVSCEVRGLAMLGLDIPTTLEATFSSPLDPYRRQA, encoded by the coding sequence ATGCGGAACGTACGCCTTCGCCTGCGCGACGTTCGCCCGCGCGCCGTCCGGCTGCGCGACGACCGGGGCCTCTCCACGGTCGAAGTGGTGATCCTGGCCCCCGTGATGATCCTCCTCATCCTGGTCCTCGTGGCCTTCGGCCAGCTGGTCGACGGCCGCGGAGCCATCGACGGCGCCGCACGCGACGCGGCACGCGCGGGCTCGATCCAGAAGGAGCACGGCACGGCGCTGGCGGAAGCGCGAGCGGCGGCGCGGGCCGACCTGGCGGACGTCTGCTCGGGCCCGGTCTCGGTGGTCCAGAAGAGCCAGGGGTTCGACGAGAAGATCGACCCGTTCTTCACGGTGGAGGTCAGCTGCGAGGTCAGGGGACTCGCCATGCTGGGCCTGGACATCCCGACGACGCTGGAGGCCACCTTCAGCTCCCCGCTGGACCCGTACCGGAGGCAGGCGTGA
- a CDS encoding pilus assembly protein TadG-related protein, with amino-acid sequence MTRHTVTVAAVRDWIASRRARLDDRGSGAGAVIVFAIVFLALAAFVIDGGLSISKRERAADIAEQAARYAAQDLDLEDIYEGVKGAPINFQNCDARVAAYVTEAGLKGADVANTRCVTANAQQVEVEVQMTYSPVFTGMFYGGDVTVKGRAVAENEVG; translated from the coding sequence GTGACACGCCACACCGTCACCGTCGCCGCCGTACGCGACTGGATCGCGTCCCGCCGCGCGCGCCTCGACGACCGCGGCTCGGGCGCCGGCGCGGTCATCGTCTTCGCGATCGTCTTCCTCGCGCTCGCGGCGTTCGTCATCGACGGCGGCCTGTCCATCTCCAAGCGGGAACGCGCCGCGGACATCGCGGAACAGGCCGCGCGCTACGCGGCCCAGGACCTCGACCTGGAAGACATATACGAGGGCGTCAAGGGCGCCCCCATCAACTTCCAGAACTGCGACGCGCGGGTGGCGGCCTACGTGACGGAGGCGGGCCTCAAGGGCGCGGACGTGGCCAACACGCGCTGCGTGACGGCGAACGCGCAACAGGTCGAGGTCGAGGTCCAGATGACGTACAGCCCGGTGTTCACGGGGATGTTCTACGGCGGGGACGTGACGGTGAAGGGACGGGCGGTGGCGGAGAACGAGGTGGGCTGA